Proteins from a single region of Antechinus flavipes isolate AdamAnt ecotype Samford, QLD, Australia chromosome 2, AdamAnt_v2, whole genome shotgun sequence:
- the LOC127547244 gene encoding zinc finger protein OZF-like isoform X6, producing MGPGSLGPPPQVMVTFKDVAVDFTKEEWRLLDPSQKKLYKEVMVENARNLLSLGLPVLREEVTSYFEQREALWMLDQEGLRKCSPEAEIRRGMKETPAEQSHSVFEIHKQRLMGDGPCDLTCREICASHEKIQIREKDCEGKKCRKDFIKKETLIVHQRIHKGKKSYVCNHCGKAFVRRGVLTIHQRIHTGEKPYECNQCGKAFIRKGILTTHQRIHTGEKPYECNQCGKAFRDKGALTDHQRIHTGEKPYECNQCGKAFRKRGILTVHQRTHTGEKPYECNQCGKAFTNRGFLTLHQRTHTGEKPYECNQCGRAFIYKQRLIDHQRTHTGEKPYECNQCGKTFTKKGALTEHRKIHTGEKPFECNQCGKTFSWKNNFIKHHKIHSGEKPYECNQCRKTYTQKGALIVHQRSHTGEKPYECNQCGKTFTKKGTIPIHQRIHTGEKPYECKQCGKTFTWKNSFIQHQRMHTGEKPYECNQCKKTFTQKGALTVHQRIHTGEKPYECNQCGKTFAWKNNFIKHQRIHTGKKLY from the exons GTGATGGTGACGTtcaaggatgtggctgtggacttcacTAAGGAGGAGTGGCGGCTCTTGGACCCCTCTCAGAAGAAGCTGTACAAGGAGGTCATGGTGGAAAATGCCCGGAACCTGCTCTCCCTGG GGCTTCCAGTTCTCAGAGAAGAGGTGACTTCTTATTTTGAGCAAAGGGAAGCACTGTGGATGCTGGACCAAGAAGGCCTGAGGAAATGCTCTCCAG aagcAGAGATCAGACGTGGAATGAAGGAAACTCCTGCAGAGCAAAGTCATTCTGTGTTTGAAATTCACAAGCAAAGACTCATGGGTGATGGTCCCTGTGACTTGACTTGTAGAGAAATCTGTGCATCACATGAGAAAATCCAGATTAGAGAGAAAGATTGTGAAggtaaaaaatgtagaaaagattttataaaaaaggaaactctcattgtacatcagagaatccacaaaGGAAAGAAGTCTTATGTATGTAACCACTGTGGGAAAGCTTTTGTAAGAAGAGGAGTTCTTACTATACaccagagaatccacacaggagaaaaaccttatgaatgtaatcaatgtgggaaagcttttataagaaaaggaattcttactacacatcagagaatccacacaggagaaaaaccttatgaatgtaatcaatgtgggaaGGCTTTTAGAGACAAGGGAGCTCTTACTgatcatcagagaatccacactggagagaaaccttatgaatgtaaccagtgtggaaaggcttttagaaaaaGGGGAattcttactgtacatcagagaacccacactggagagaaaccttatgaatgtaatcaatgtgggaaGGCTTTTACAAATAGAGGATTTCTTACTttacatcagagaacccacactggagagaaaccttatgaatgtaaccagtgtggaaggGCTTTTATATATAAGCAACGTCTTATTGatcatcagagaacccacactggagagaaaccttatgaatgtaatcaatgtggaaagacttttacaaaAAAGGGAGCTCTTACTGAACATCgcaaaatccacactggagagaaaccttttgaatgtaaccaatgtggaaagactttttcatggaagaataattttattaaacatcataaaatccacagtggagagaaaccttatgaatgtaaccaatgtagAAAGACTTATACACAAAAGGGAgctcttattgtacatcagagaagccacactggagagaaaccttatgaatgtaaccaatgtggaaagacttttacaaaAAAGGGAACTATTcctatacatcagagaatccacactggagagaaaccttatgaatgtaagcaatgtggaaagacttttacatgGAAGAATAGTTTTATTCAACATCAGAGAatgcacactggagagaaaccttatgaatgtaaccagtgtaaAAAGACTTTTACACAAAAGGgagctcttactgtacatcagagaatccacactggagagaaaccttatgaatgtaaccaatgtggaaagacttttgcatggaagaataattttattaaacatcagagaatccacactggaaagAAACTTTATTAA